In Oryza sativa Japonica Group chromosome 11, ASM3414082v1, the following are encoded in one genomic region:
- the LOC4350545 gene encoding probable WRKY transcription factor 56: protein MENFPILFATQPTSSSTSSSYHFMSSSSGSHDHRHHHGLQAGGNGGGGGGSLSHGLFMGSSSSSIRMEELSNSKQAGDVVVDGGATRSPHGGDGDGAAGDDGGDAQAAAAGGRKKGEKKERRPRFAFQTRSQVDILDDGYRWRKYGQKAVKNNKFPRSYYRCTHQGCNVKKQVQRLSRDETVVVTTYEGTHTHPIEKSNDNFEHILTQMHIYSGLTPSSAAHASSSSPLFPSAAAAASHMFQ, encoded by the exons ATGGAGAACTTCCCGATACTCTTTGCGACGCAGCCGACGTCGTCTTCTACCTCCAGCTCCTACCACTTCAtgagctcctcttccggcagccatgaccaccgccaccaccatggACTACAGGCAGGCggcaacggcggtggcggtggtggaagCTTGAGCCATGGCTTGTTCatggggtcgtcgtcgtcgtcaattAGGATGGAGGAGCTCTCCAACTCCAAGCAggccggcgacgtcgtcgtcgacggtggTGCAACGAGGAGCccacacggcggcgacggagacggagctgcgggcgacgacggcggcgatgcgcaggcagccgccgccggagggaggaagaagggggagaaGAAGGAGCGGCGGCCGCGGTTCGCGTTCCAGACGCGCAGCCAGGTCGACATCCTCGACGACGGCTACCGGTGGAGGAAGTACGGCCAGAAGGCCGTCAAGAACAACAAATTCCCAAG GAGCTACTACCGGTGCACGCACCAAGGGTGCAACGTGAAGAAGCAGGTGCAGCGGCTGTCGCGGGACGAGACGGTGGTGGTGACGACGTACGAGGGCACGCACACGCACCCCATCGAGAAATCCAACGACAACTTCGAGCACATCCTCACCCAAATGCACATCTACTCCGGCCTCACGCCTTCATCGGCTGCGCATGCCTCATCCTCCTCACCTCTCTTCCcttcagctgctgctgctgcttcccaCATGTTCCAGTAG